A genome region from Nycticebus coucang isolate mNycCou1 chromosome 22, mNycCou1.pri, whole genome shotgun sequence includes the following:
- the A3GALT2 gene encoding alpha-1,3-galactosyltransferase 2 isoform X2, whose amino-acid sequence MRVGCRLSYQLFDTALRDGLRAWKRIFWRIILLALGLLGLLLYGLPTVRARPEVLTCTSWEAPIIWDGTFDPQVAQQKAEQQNLTIGLTVFAVGRYLEKYLARFLETAEQHFMVGQRVVYYVFTERPDAVPGIALGPGRRLRVQRVKRESRWQDVSMARMRTLHAALGGRLGREASFVFCMDVDQHFRGSFGPEALAESVAQLHAWHYRWPLWLLPFERDERSAAALAPGEGDFYYHAAVFGGSVTALRRLTAHCALGLGQDRARGLEARWHDESHLNKFFWLHKPTKVLSPEYCWSPEIGPRTEIRRPRLLWAPKEYLLLRD is encoded by the exons ATGAGAGTTGGTTGCAGGCTGTCCTATCAGCTTTTTGATACAGCTCTCAGGGATGGACTCAG GGCCTGGAAAAGAATCTTCTGGAGAATAATCCTACTTGCACTTGGCCTCTTAGGCCTCCTCCTGTATGGACTCCCTACAGTCAG ggccCGGCCTGAAGTCCTGACGTGCACCTCCTGGGAGGCTCCCATTATTTGGGATGGCACCTTTGACCCACAAGTGGCCCAGCAAAAGGCTGAACAGCAGAACCTCACCATTGGGCTGACTGTCTTTGCTGTAGGCAG GTACCTGGAGAAGTACCTGGCGCGCTTCCTGGAGACAGCCGAGCAGCACTTCATGGTGGGCCAGCGCGTGGTGTACTACGTGTTCACCGAGCGGCCGGATGCGGTGCCCGGCATAGCGCTGGGCCCGGGCCGCCGGCTGCGCGTGCAGCGCGTGAAGCGCGAGTCGCGCTGGCAGGACGTGTCGATGGCGCGCATGCGCACGCTGCACGCGGCGCTGGGCGGGCGGCTGGGCCGCGAGGCGAGCTTCGTGTTCTGCATGGACGTGGACCAGCACTTTCGCGGCTCTTTCGGGCCTGAGGCGCTGGCCGAGTCAGTGGCACAGCTACACGCCTGGCACTACCGCTGGCCGCTCTGGCTGCTGCCCTTCGAGCGCGATGAGCGCTCCGCCGCCGCGCTGGCGCCGGGCGAGGGCGACTTCTATTACCACGCGGCCGTGTTCGGGGGCAGCGTGACGGCGCTGCGGCGGCTGACGGCGCACTGCGCGCTGGGCCTGGGGCAGGACCGCGCGCGCGGCCTGGAGGCGCGCTGGCACGACGAGAGCCACCTGAACAAGTTCTTCTGGCTGCACAAGCCCACCAAGGTGCTGTCGCCCGAGTACTGCTGGAGCCCGGAAATCGGCCCGCGGACAGAGATCCGCCGCCCACGCCTGCTCTGGGCACCCAAGGAATACCTGCTGCTGCGGGACTAG
- the A3GALT2 gene encoding alpha-1,3-galactosyltransferase 2 isoform X1, producing MRVGCRLSYQLFDTALRDGLRAWKRIFWRIILLALGLLGLLLYGLPTVRYLEVLIPMGVCPEATMSLLRDNFTGVLRPWARPEVLTCTSWEAPIIWDGTFDPQVAQQKAEQQNLTIGLTVFAVGRYLEKYLARFLETAEQHFMVGQRVVYYVFTERPDAVPGIALGPGRRLRVQRVKRESRWQDVSMARMRTLHAALGGRLGREASFVFCMDVDQHFRGSFGPEALAESVAQLHAWHYRWPLWLLPFERDERSAAALAPGEGDFYYHAAVFGGSVTALRRLTAHCALGLGQDRARGLEARWHDESHLNKFFWLHKPTKVLSPEYCWSPEIGPRTEIRRPRLLWAPKEYLLLRD from the exons ATGAGAGTTGGTTGCAGGCTGTCCTATCAGCTTTTTGATACAGCTCTCAGGGATGGACTCAG GGCCTGGAAAAGAATCTTCTGGAGAATAATCCTACTTGCACTTGGCCTCTTAGGCCTCCTCCTGTATGGACTCCCTACAGTCAG GTATCTGGAAGTCCTTATCCCCATGGGTGTCTGCCCTGAGGCCACAATGTCCCTGCTGAGAGACAACTTCACAGGGGTCCTGCGTCCCTG ggccCGGCCTGAAGTCCTGACGTGCACCTCCTGGGAGGCTCCCATTATTTGGGATGGCACCTTTGACCCACAAGTGGCCCAGCAAAAGGCTGAACAGCAGAACCTCACCATTGGGCTGACTGTCTTTGCTGTAGGCAG GTACCTGGAGAAGTACCTGGCGCGCTTCCTGGAGACAGCCGAGCAGCACTTCATGGTGGGCCAGCGCGTGGTGTACTACGTGTTCACCGAGCGGCCGGATGCGGTGCCCGGCATAGCGCTGGGCCCGGGCCGCCGGCTGCGCGTGCAGCGCGTGAAGCGCGAGTCGCGCTGGCAGGACGTGTCGATGGCGCGCATGCGCACGCTGCACGCGGCGCTGGGCGGGCGGCTGGGCCGCGAGGCGAGCTTCGTGTTCTGCATGGACGTGGACCAGCACTTTCGCGGCTCTTTCGGGCCTGAGGCGCTGGCCGAGTCAGTGGCACAGCTACACGCCTGGCACTACCGCTGGCCGCTCTGGCTGCTGCCCTTCGAGCGCGATGAGCGCTCCGCCGCCGCGCTGGCGCCGGGCGAGGGCGACTTCTATTACCACGCGGCCGTGTTCGGGGGCAGCGTGACGGCGCTGCGGCGGCTGACGGCGCACTGCGCGCTGGGCCTGGGGCAGGACCGCGCGCGCGGCCTGGAGGCGCGCTGGCACGACGAGAGCCACCTGAACAAGTTCTTCTGGCTGCACAAGCCCACCAAGGTGCTGTCGCCCGAGTACTGCTGGAGCCCGGAAATCGGCCCGCGGACAGAGATCCGCCGCCCACGCCTGCTCTGGGCACCCAAGGAATACCTGCTGCTGCGGGACTAG
- the A3GALT2 gene encoding alpha-1,3-galactosyltransferase 2 isoform X3, whose product MRVGCRLSYQLFDTALRDGLRAWKRIFWRIILLALGLLGLLLYGLPTVRYLEVLIPMGVCPEATMSLLRDNFTGVLRPWYLEKYLARFLETAEQHFMVGQRVVYYVFTERPDAVPGIALGPGRRLRVQRVKRESRWQDVSMARMRTLHAALGGRLGREASFVFCMDVDQHFRGSFGPEALAESVAQLHAWHYRWPLWLLPFERDERSAAALAPGEGDFYYHAAVFGGSVTALRRLTAHCALGLGQDRARGLEARWHDESHLNKFFWLHKPTKVLSPEYCWSPEIGPRTEIRRPRLLWAPKEYLLLRD is encoded by the exons ATGAGAGTTGGTTGCAGGCTGTCCTATCAGCTTTTTGATACAGCTCTCAGGGATGGACTCAG GGCCTGGAAAAGAATCTTCTGGAGAATAATCCTACTTGCACTTGGCCTCTTAGGCCTCCTCCTGTATGGACTCCCTACAGTCAG GTATCTGGAAGTCCTTATCCCCATGGGTGTCTGCCCTGAGGCCACAATGTCCCTGCTGAGAGACAACTTCACAGGGGTCCTGCGTCCCTG GTACCTGGAGAAGTACCTGGCGCGCTTCCTGGAGACAGCCGAGCAGCACTTCATGGTGGGCCAGCGCGTGGTGTACTACGTGTTCACCGAGCGGCCGGATGCGGTGCCCGGCATAGCGCTGGGCCCGGGCCGCCGGCTGCGCGTGCAGCGCGTGAAGCGCGAGTCGCGCTGGCAGGACGTGTCGATGGCGCGCATGCGCACGCTGCACGCGGCGCTGGGCGGGCGGCTGGGCCGCGAGGCGAGCTTCGTGTTCTGCATGGACGTGGACCAGCACTTTCGCGGCTCTTTCGGGCCTGAGGCGCTGGCCGAGTCAGTGGCACAGCTACACGCCTGGCACTACCGCTGGCCGCTCTGGCTGCTGCCCTTCGAGCGCGATGAGCGCTCCGCCGCCGCGCTGGCGCCGGGCGAGGGCGACTTCTATTACCACGCGGCCGTGTTCGGGGGCAGCGTGACGGCGCTGCGGCGGCTGACGGCGCACTGCGCGCTGGGCCTGGGGCAGGACCGCGCGCGCGGCCTGGAGGCGCGCTGGCACGACGAGAGCCACCTGAACAAGTTCTTCTGGCTGCACAAGCCCACCAAGGTGCTGTCGCCCGAGTACTGCTGGAGCCCGGAAATCGGCCCGCGGACAGAGATCCGCCGCCCACGCCTGCTCTGGGCACCCAAGGAATACCTGCTGCTGCGGGACTAG